Below is a window of Ovis aries strain OAR_USU_Benz2616 breed Rambouillet chromosome 20, ARS-UI_Ramb_v3.0, whole genome shotgun sequence DNA.
TTGTGGTGGCTTGATCTTTGGAGCTGATGCTACTCAACAAACCCTTGCCTGAGCCCTCCCTGCTTTGTGTACCACAGAGCCTCCCAAAACACACATGACTCATCACCGCATCTCTGACCATGAGGTCACCCTGaggtgctgggccctgggcttcTACCCTGAGGAGATCTCACTGACCTGGCAGCGCAATGGGGAGGACCAGACCCAGGACATGGAGCTTGTGGAGACCAGGCCTTCAGGAGACGGAACCTTCCAGAAGTGGGCGGCCCTGGTGGTGCCttctggagaagagcagagataCACGTGCCGTGTACAGCATGAGGGGCTTCAGGAGCCCCTCACCCTGAGATGGGGTAAGGAGGGGGTCGGGATGGAGCTTCCTCTCAGATAAAGCAGGAGCCCTTCTGGACATGAACGGCAAGGTCAGGACTGAAGCCTGAAGTCTGggctccttccctttcttccacagAACCTCCTCAGACCTCCTTCCTCACCATGGGCATCATTGTTGGCCTGGTTCTCCTCGTGGTGGCTGTGGTGGCTGGAGCTGTGATCTGGAGGAGGAAGCGCTCAggtagggaagggagggagggatctGACTTTTCTTGTCTCACTGGGGGTTTCAAGCCCAGGTAGAAGTTTGCCTGTCTCGTTACTGGAAAGTAACCTCCACACACATGTGCTTGGTAAGTCTGGGGCTTTTTGCTTGCACTTATTCTTTATAAGGCACGTGTGAAAATGGAGACCAGTATCAACGTGATGAATCTGGTGATGGGGACACTGAAGGTCAGGGAAGGTCACTGCGAGGACAGGTCTCGGCAGGTGGTTGGTTCAGGCCTGCACACCTACTTTCTTc
It encodes the following:
- the LOC101107908 gene encoding BOLA class I histocompatibility antigen, alpha chain BL3-7-like isoform X8, whose protein sequence is MRENPVFFQFGSCDLSFSAGVDSACMETPDSCVITSLLSSPVAGIFAGSHSLRYFYSVVSEPGPGVPLFMASGFVDNQPFIRYDSEEMKAKSCVHWLREEPSYFDDETKIFTSRMKIFHLNLRNVQQYYNQTKEDGLNRALAQKQTKPPKTHMTHHRISDHEVTLRCWALGFYPEEISLTWQRNGEDQTQDMELVETRPSGDGTFQKWAALVVPSGEEQRYTCRVQHEGLQEPLTLRWEPPQTSFLTMGIIVGLVLLVVAVVAGAVIWRRKRSGREGREGSDFSCLTGGFKPR